Below is a genomic region from Trichoderma asperellum chromosome 2, complete sequence.
CATCTCAAGATAGTATGAGACGCTGCCCCATCTTCATCTATTACCGCGAATTTCAATTTACAGTTTTGAGagacaaaaaacaaaaaggagaaggacatCAGCTCATAGGTAGGAAATGGCATGTTTCAACAATGCCTCGGCCCAGTTCCGCTACAGTTTGGCGCTACCCCATGCCGTGGATGTCGCTCAGCCTCGTCTGGTTGGTCACCATGACGTTGATGCCTGCTCCAGCGCACATTTCTCATCGTCGAGGGTTTTCGGGGGGCAGTCAAGCCaaataggtacatgtacttgctTGCATTTGCTCTGCTTGTTTGCAGCACACCATCCGCCATCGTCACCGACTTGGAGCCCCCCGGCTCTCCAGCGCAGCGCTATCTATATACGGGTGTGCGAGGTAGTATCAGTGTCAGTAGCGCGAAGCATCTGTACAAGTACCCTGTAGCTGCATGTTTTGTTCCTGCGGCTCGCTGCCACGTCAACCCAGGCCAACATGAATGCAAAGAAGCTCCAGGGTACGGCCAGTACCCAAATCGTAGCATGTACAttactagtaggtaggtgGCAGTTCTTGGTAGCAACTCCTCCGTCCTCCATGGCTGGTTGGGCCCCCTCTTTAGGTATTGTTTAaacttttgtcttttctttttgtgtcttttttcttgtaaGTCGTCAGGTCCTTACTAAGACGTCCGTCTTGTCCCCTCTTCGGCGCCCCCCCTCCCCGGTTCATTTTTATTGGCACTTATTCATGCCAAGGTCACCGGACGTAGCCTCGCCGTCAGCGAATCTCGTCAGCGCATCCCGTCATGGCCGACCGGATCAGGAACAGGCGGTACCTGGCCAGAACAGCTGGCGGGCCCGTGCGAGACACCGGGCCATGTACAGGGCTGCGATGGACAGATACCTGCGGCTGCTGTGCATTTGCCAGCCATGCGCCGCCACCGTCAGTAGCGCGGCCAGGTATATGCTTAACTCGGAGTGGGCGCTCCCCTCAGCCAGACACATGTCACTGACGCACGACCGTTTACGTACCTTCCTGTAGCTCTCCCCCTTCTGGAGGAACCGATTCTTCCGGACGGACTCACTTGCACCTCGTTCCCTGGCCACACTCCCGATTGTTAAGCTAGACAAGGTTTCATATATCCTGTCGACAACGGAGCAGAGTGCCATCACCGGTTTTTTCTCCATTCTATCGTTTGACGCTGGAAGATGGCGGACGACTGCTGTCTCTTTCTGTCATGACCCATGGGAAATAGAGGAATCTACTTAAGCAATACAGCGCCGTATAATAGCTCGGACATATCCACTAACTAGCCACGCCCGTCACGATGGCGTCGTCATCGAATCCCTTCCGCAAGCCTGCGACGCAGCATGCAGAGAGTCGCTATCCGGCAATCGATTCTATAAGCTCCGTCCAGCTGTTTCCGCCTCCCAAGACGAGCTTCCGCGACGAAAATGTGCCTCCTGCGGCCGCGCAATCACCCTCCCAGAAAGCCAAGGTGGTGAAAAAGGTCCGCGTGCTGTCACCGCCTCCGCGGTCGCCCGACTCGCCAGAGTTGACGGCCAGCTACTTCAACCCTGCCGTACAAGCACAATCATATGCACAAGATCAAGATCCCTTCAGCAACGCTGTGGTCGACGAGAACAGCTGGGAGGATGCATCCGCTACCCCACCCCCTCAGCCGGCTCTTCCGCAGGCACGGCAACCGCTGATggagacgcagacgcagaggCCGGTGCAGACCGTGGTCAATCCcttcagcaagaagaaggcgcaAGACGCTGGCAATTCTAAGGACCTGAAGGAAGATCTGCgggaggagggcgaggcgCTGAGGGCGGCCCAGTCTGCAAGGCGGTCCTTGAACGTCGATTCATTCAAGCGATTGCTTATGACGGGCGATGCGAGCCCGCTCAACTCCACATCTCCAACGGACTCTCCATCCGACCACGATCGGATCGATCGTCCAAAGCCTACACAGGATGCTCCAGCTGCAGCACGAAccaacaaggagaagaaagctcctccaccgcctccAAGCTCCAGACACGGAAAGGTGATCAAGTCCGAGCAGAATGTCACCAGCTCTGAGAGTACTATCAGCAGCCCCGTAGAAAAGCTAGCTGAGCCGGTTGCGCAACACAAGGAACCGTCTCGGCCTGTGCTGTCTCGAGAGAGCTCGGCAAGCAGCAACTCTTCGATAGAGGATCTACCTGTGAAATTTGATAGTCACCCTGCCGAGTTTACATCCAGCCCCGATCAAATGGATGCTTCTACAACCCCTCCAAACACTGCCAAAAAGGCTGTACCGGTCCCTCCACCCAGACGACAGCCTCGGATCGAGGTGAAAACAAACGCCCTGGATTCTCAAGAGAATGAACCGCCTCCACGCACGTCGATGGACTCGGTTCTGTCCAGGTCCGGCAGTGTCCGCCAGAGCACCAATGCGCCAGCGCCTCCGCCACCCCGGAGAACAACTTCGAGCTCGAGGCCTCCAAGCTATGCAGGCACACCGCAATCTTCTACACACATATATGCCCCCGAATTTGATCCACCAAGAACCTCCCTCGACTCAGCAAGGCCCATGGcgcctccaccaccacccacgCGCAATCCATCTACTCGCCGCCCTCAGAGTTTATACGGCCTAGAGTCCTCTCAACGGAGAGCCATGACCGAAATTAAACCACGAGATACCGTGGCCCCTCCACCGCCCCCTTCAAGGAGTCAAAGCAGCACAGGTGGGCGGTCTGGACGAACAAGCCTAGATTCGGCCAGAAAACCAAGAACATCTGCAGATGATTTTAGCGACCTCAATGAGCAATACCTGGGCCAAAGCGTGGACATACTCGCTGACCTTGAATCGCTACAAAGAGAGGTGGATGCTTTGAGAGGGAAGATAAATTGATGCGGATATATACGGTTGCTTCGTTAGCGAATATATACGCAGTAATGAACTTGAAGGGTTGACAGAGGGAGTTTAGCCAAAGATGATACCAGAAGGAAGGAAATGACCATATTAGAGGAGTATGAGAcggggggaaaagaaatggaGTCCGCTGTATAGTATATATGGGAGGCGTTtctcttatttttatttcttatattttacaTGAGCTTGGGTATATCGCGACGCAaaacttctttcttttgcctttGTTTTGCACAAGGAGGGTGTCGTTAATGTAGTCCGTCCGAGTTGCACTATCGTAGCGATCCAATGCGCTTTGTAGTTGGATACAGCATGAAATCTCTGCTAGAAATCTGGTTCGCCCGTATAATGTGGGATATAGATACATTACTGATCTTTGAtttccattttctctcttctttttctatttcaaGGTCAACGTGGTGCCATTTATCCCTTTCCCAGAGAACAGCGACTGTCTATGTAGCACTCTCCTGATTATATCCCAAAATAAACGCCGAATAATGCACgcttttttatagattattagtATACATCCCAATTTTAATGCCGATCTTTGACTAAAAATATTCCGTCTATTATTGTTTCCCGGCCTTGATTTTGCTCTATGTCGAGGGCTTTATCTGGCCCATTTCGTATTCTCCCGCCATACTCGATTCGCCCATCCCGTCTTCCACGTCGGGAGGCAGCGCATCGCCCATGGCTCCCGTGCTCCTATTCGTCGTAGGGCCGGCCGTGCCGGACCCGAGGATCCTGCcaccgaggaagaagacgggtTGCAGCTCGCGGTAACGGCATCCCCACATGCCCAGGCCGACGgcggtggcggaggaggcgaCCATGGTGAACCACCACATGGAGTGGCGAGGAAGGGAGCGCGTGTAGAGGCATGTGaagaggaggtggaggaagtGGATTGTGAGGGCGAAGTCGGGAACGAGTTTACTGCgcgcgatgaggatgaccaTGGCGAGAGACCTGTTGATGAAACAAGGATGTTAGCTTCTTTAGTTTTCATGACTTGGCAAAAAGGAGCGCGAAAATGACGTTGTGAAGGGTGTGAACTCACATGCAAAAGCCTCCGTTGAGAATCCACACAAAGGCCAAGAGCCACCCTTGCGTTGTATCGCCACGAACGCGATCCCATCCGAGTATTAGGTTGAAGTTGAATGACATGCCGGCGACGAGGGCAGTGAAGAGCATGAGGACGAGGGCGGCAAGGTAATAGAGGGCCTGGAGGCTTGCTATCTGGGCGGCGATTTTGAGAGGTTGGAGCTCTGTGAGAGCGCCGGCGCGAGGAGGCCTGCGTCGGCGGGCCAtggttttttaacttttttttttgttttattcttTGATTCTGTTTTTGCTTGAAAATAGAACGGAGAACTGTGGTGTCTTGAATGGGCGACGGGTCGTTGCGTAGCTATTTGGAGATGCTGGAGGATGGATGAGGCGTCGGAGTACTGCTGTACATTGGTTTCGAGTCTCGCGCTCCTAATCCATGCTGAGAGGATTCGTGTTAACGAGTCGAAGGAGATGCCGAGTTCGGAAACCGGCGAAGGCGAATGCTCGGCAAGTAGCGCTGCCTGGCGCAAGAAAAGAGTGTGCTGGTGCAGACGCTGGTGACGGCACGAGAAATGGCTTGGGGATGAACACATACATGATACGCCAGCCAGGTGACCACAGCCAAAGGGGACTCGGGCGTTGAACTTGGCGCTAAGCTGGATggggtgctgctgcggctgaccGCCCGCAGGATTCTGCCGAGTCTTCTCATCGTCATTACCCGCTGGCGGCTCACTAGTTGCGGCTTTGGTAGCTCATAGCAGCTTGGGACGGGTCTTTTAGTCTCCAGTCACTACTCTACGTCCACGGGCTTGAGATAATCTCAATTCCACACAGCTGGCAAATCACTGATTTTTTCATGACTCAATTGGCTTATTGAGGTATCAGTCTTGGTACTATCATCAAGTCTCAAGGGCATAACAACTACCCCTCATTACAAAGCAAGAAAACGTGCCAGAGGAAGCAATTGTCTCAGTATAAAGTCTTCGCCGGAGGTTTCTTTGGCCAGGAAAATCAAACAATTACACAACTACACATACAATCTACAactacatatatataaaaatggGTTGGTGGCCGTTTTCCGCAGATACCCGCCAGGATGCCATCCGCACCGGCACCGCCATTCCGAACCGAGAGGAGCGCGCCCTTTGCTGGGCCGCTCGGGATGCCTATTTTCTGTGCCTAGACGCGAACAACATCCTCGATGCGAACAAGGATGCCTCTGC
It encodes:
- a CDS encoding uncharacterized protein (EggNog:ENOG41), which encodes MASSSNPFRKPATQHAESRYPAIDSISSVQLFPPPKTSFRDENVPPAAAQSPSQKAKVVKKVRVLSPPPRSPDSPELTASYFNPAVQAQSYAQDQDPFSNAVVDENSWEDASATPPPQPALPQARQPLMETQTQRPVQTVVNPFSKKKAQDAGNSKDLKEDLREEGEALRAAQSARRSLNVDSFKRLLMTGDASPLNSTSPTDSPSDHDRIDRPKPTQDAPAAARTNKEKKAPPPPPSSRHGKVIKSEQNVTSSESTISSPVEKLAEPVAQHKEPSRPVLSRESSASSNSSIEDLPVKFDSHPAEFTSSPDQMDASTTPPNTAKKAVPVPPPRRQPRIEVKTNALDSQENEPPPRTSMDSVLSRSGSVRQSTNAPAPPPPRRTTSSSRPPSYAGTPQSSTHIYAPEFDPPRTSLDSARPMAPPPPPTRNPSTRRPQSLYGLESSQRRAMTEIKPRDTVAPPPPPSRSQSSTGGRSGRTSLDSARKPRTSADDFSDLNEQYLGQSVDILADLESLQREVDALRGKIN
- a CDS encoding uncharacterized protein (TransMembrane:4 (i30-51o71-93i100-119o125-145i)); amino-acid sequence: MARRRRPPRAGALTELQPLKIAAQIASLQALYYLAALVLMLFTALVAGMSFNFNLILGWDRVRGDTTQGWLLAFVWILNGGFCMSLAMVILIARSKLVPDFALTIHFLHLLFTCLYTRSLPRHSMWWFTMVASSATAVGLGMWGCRYRELQPVFFLGGRILGSGTAGPTTNRSTGAMGDALPPDVEDGMGESSMAGEYEMGQIKPST